The Pseudomonas sp. KU26590 genomic sequence CGAACAGTTGAGTCTTGGACATTGTTGTTTTCCTTGTCGTGTCGCAATCAGAGGCTGGAACGCTCAATCACTTGCAGGGCCATGCGCTCGAGCAGGGAATTCATGTGAATGAACGGGGCGAAGCGCGTGTCCCGGGTCTGGCCGTGGAAGAAGCGGTAGTAGATTTGCTGGACGATGCCGGCCAGACGAAACAGACCGTAGGTGTAGTAAAAGTCGAAATTGTCGATGGGAATGCCGGAGCGCTCGGCGTAGTACGCCACGAACTGCTCGCGGGTGAGCATGCCCGGCGCATGGCTGGGCTGGCGCCGCATCAATTGCACGGGCGCCGGGTCATCCGCCTGAATCCAGTACGCGAGGCTGTTGCCCAAGTCCATCAGCGGATCACCCAGGGTGGTCAGCTCCCAGTCCAGCACGCCGATGATCTGCATCGGGTTGTCAGGGTCGAGGATCACGTTGTCGAAGCGGTAGTCGTTGTGCACCAGGCTTGAAACGGGGTGGTCCGCCGGCTTTTTCTCGTCCAGCCACCGGGCGACCTTCTGCCAGCTTGGCGCATCGGCGGTGCGCGCTTTTTCGTAACGCTCGGTCCAGCCACGAATCTGCCGCTCAACGTATCCTTGGGGCTTGCCCAGATCGCCCAGCCCACAGGCGGTGTAATCCACCTGATGCAGTTCGACCAGCCGATCAATGAAGCTCTTGCACAGGGTTTCGGTCTGCGCGGCGTCGAGGTTCAGCCCGGCGGGCAGCTCCGAACGCAGGATGATGCCCTTGACCCGCTCCATCACGTAGAACTCGGCGCCGATCACGCTTTCGTCGGTGCAGTGCAGGTACGCCTTGGGGCAATAAGGGAAGGCGTCGCGTAGCTGATTGAGGATGCGGAATTCGCGGCCCATGTCGTGAGCGCTTTTCGCCTTGTGACCGAACGGCGGGCGGCGCAAAACGAACTCTTGCTCGGGGTAATTCAGCAAGTACGTCAGGTTCGACGCGCCACCGGGAAACTGGCTGATCTGAGCGCTGCCGCTCAGGCCGGGGATATGGGCTTTCAGGTAAGGGTCGATCAGTGCAGCGTCGAGTTCTTCGCCGGATCGAACCTGGGTGGATTGGTCGGTGAGCGGCATGCGTATCCCTGCAGGTTATTTTGGTGGGACAGGATCATTGGCTAATCTAATGCTCCCCGGCGCCCGCGAACAAGGGCTATTGGCGTGGGTGTTACGGGGCAATCAGCCTCCCTGATTCACGGCTGCGGTCTTTGTCCTGCGCGCCTTCCGGCCGAAAAAAAACCGAAGCCAGGCAGCTTCGGTTTTTCGGCATGAGCACAGTTCCTTGTAGGAGCGCGCTTGCCCGCGATGCGGTCCATCAGCGACACAGCTGCCACAGACATACCTGGTATCCCGGGCAAAATGCCTGCACGAGCGTCCTCAGGAAGGGAACAGCTCGCTCAGTTTCATTGCCAGCATCATGTCGCCTTCAGCGCGCAGTTTGCCGCCCATGAACGCCTGCATGCCGTCGGTCTCGCCGCTGACGATGCCTTCCAGGGTTTCGCCGTCCATCACCAGGGTGACTTGCGCGTCCGGGTTTTCGCCTTCCTGCAGTTCGCAGGTGCTGTCCTTGACGATCAGGGAGAAGTTCTTGGTTTCGTCGATGCGGAAACCGAACACCAGGTCCAGGCCCGCAGCGGCGGATGGGTTGAACTTGGCTTTCATGGCTTGGACGGCGTTTTCTACGGAGCTCATGGTGTGATCCTTTTATATGAGTGATGACGAGCACTTTGCGGGTGCGATTGGCCGGGCTCAGCGGTAGGTGATGAGCTCCGGCGCCTTCATCAGTTGCAAGTGCGCGTAACTGTTGAAGGAAGCCAGGGACACCTCGCGCTCACGGAACTTCAGGTGATTGAGCGAGGTGTTGACGATGTGCCAGTTCATTTCAAAAGCCAGGGTGGCCGGCATTTGCGTGATCAGGTGGAGGAGGGCGGTGATGGTGCCGCCGGAGGTGAACACGGCGATGCGATCGCCGGGACCGGCGCTGTCGAGTATCCCGCTCAGGCCGGCTTCAACCTGCTCGACGAAGGCCTGCCAGCTCTGCAGCGCGGCGGCATCGTGATCGCCCACCAGCCAGCGGCGAATGAGCGCGGCGAACAGGCGCTGGAACTCGGCGCGGTTGTTGGCGGCGTCACGCATGATCTCTAAGGCGTGGGGTTCTTCATCCAGCATCGCCGGGAGCAGGGCGCGAATCACGCCTTCGGCGTTGAATTCGTTGAAGGCGATATCGGTCTCAAGTTCGGGTGTGGCGAGGCCGGCGGCGTTGAGCTGGGCGATCACCGTTTCGGCCGTGTGGCGCTGGCGAAACAGCGCGCCGCTGATGCAGCGGTCGAAGCTTAGACCCAGCTGGGCGAGGTGCGCGCCGAGGATTTCCGACTGGCGAAAACCGGTGGGCGACAGGACGTCGTAATCGTCCGCACCAAACGAGGCCTGGCCATGTCGTATGAGATAGATGCTGCCCACGACCGCTTCACCCTGGCACGTTGAAAGTGCTGGGAGGTTATGAGGACGGCCCGCGGTCTGTCAATGAAAAAACATACGCTCGTTTGAATTGGCCGATCTGTCCCGTATTCCCCGTCTCGTCACTGGCCCGGCCACCGGCGCGCCGGTATGCTTGGCCCCATTCGCGATCCTCTGCCGAGGGTCTGCTGTACCGGTAAGGAGTTTCTGTGGAGTTCATTTTCGATTACGCCAGTTTCCTGGCAAAGACTGTCACCATCGTGATCGCGATCATTGTGGTGCTGGTGGTCATCGGCTCGATGCGCGGTCGCGGTCGTCGTGGTGCTGGCGGTCAGCTGCATGTCACCAAGCTCAATGACTTCTACAAAGGGCTGCGCGATCGCCTCGAAGGCTCGCTGCTGGACAAGGCCCGCCTCAAGGCGCTGCGCAAGTCGCAGGCCAAGGAGTTGAAGAAGGACAAGAAGTCCACCGAGGTCAAATCGCGGGTCTATGTGCTGGACTTCGACGGCGACATCAAGGCCTCGGCCACCGAGAACATGCGCAACGAGATCACCGCGCTGTTGAGCCTCGCTACGCCCAAGGACGAAGTCGTGCTGCGCCTCGAAAGCGGCGGCGGCATGGTGCACAGCTACGGTCTGGCGTCGTCGCAACTGGCGCGGATTCGTCAGGCGGGCATTCCGCTGACCGTTTGCATCGACAAAGTTGCGGCCAGCGGCGGCTACATGATGGCGTGCATCGGCACCCGGATCATCAGTGCGCCGTTCGCAATCCTGGGATCGATCGGCGTGGTGGCCCAACTGCCCAACGTCAATCGCCTGCTGAAAAAGCACGACATCGATTTCGAAGTGCTGACCGCCGGCGAGTACAAGCGCACGCTGACGGTGTTTGGCGAAAACACCGAGAAGGGCCGCGAGAAATTCCAGGAGGACCTGGACATCACCCACGAGCTGTTCAAGAACTTCGTCGCCAGCTACCGCCCGCAATTGGAGATCGACGAAGTCGCCACCGGCGAGATCTGGCTGGGCATCGCGGCCAAGGACAAACTGTTGGTGGATGAGCTGAAGACCAGCGATGAATACCTGTCGGAGAAGGCCAAGACCGCCGAGGTGTTCCATCTGCACTACGCCGAACGCAAAAGCCTGCAGCAGCGCGTGGGCATCGCGGCGAGCACGTCGGTTGACCAACTGGTCACGGGGTGGTGGGGCAAGCTGACGCAACAGCGGTTCTGGTAGGTGAGCTGATGTGCATGAGTCTGTAGGAGCGTGGCTTGTCCCGCGATCGGTTGCGCAGCAGCCGCAATGGCAAGGTTTGCAAAGCTGACACACCGCGTTGACCTGATCTACTGCCGCTTCGCGGCAGATCGCGGGACAAGCCACGCTCCTACATGAAGCGTTCACCTTTCCAATTAAAAAGCCCCGGCTTCGCAGGAAGTCGGGGCTTTTTGTTGCCTGTTGATCAGTGTCGGATCAACGGCGCCGGAACAGCGGCAGCGGCTCGTCGGTGGCCGCCTGGTAGGTCACGGAAAAGTCCTTCAGGCCTTCCAGCGCCTCGTACGGGTCTTTATCGGCACGAATCGCGAACGCATCGAACCCGCAGCGGTGCAGGTAGAACAGCTGATCGCGCAACACATCGCCAATGGCCCGCAGCTCGCCCTTGTAACCATAGCGGTCACGCAACAGGCGCGCGTTGGAGTAGCTGCGGCCGTCGGTGAACGCCGGGAAGTTCAGGGCGATGACCTGGAACTGATCCGCTTCGTCACCGATTTCTTCGGCTTCCTCGTCGCTGTCCAGCCAGACACCCAGGCCGCCGTCACGGGCCTTCAACGCATGGGCATGCTCGCGCCACAGGTTCAGCGGCACGATCAGGTCGTCGCAGTTGGACAGGCTGTCGAAGGTCGTGTCCTTGGGCAGCAGGTGCCAGGTCTCGTCGATGACGGCGTTGTTCTTAATGATTCGCTGCATAGACGCGCTCCTTGAAAGGGTCGATGCCAATACGCTGGTAGGTGTCGATGAAGCGCTCGTCTTCGTTGCGTTTCTCAACGTAGACGTTGATCAGCTTCTCGATCACGTCCGGCATGACGTCCTGTGCGAATGACGGGCCGAGGATCTTACCCAGGCTGGCGTCACGGCTGGCACTGCCGCCCAGGGACACCTGATAGAACTCTTCACCTTTCTTGTCCACCCCGAGAATGCCGATGTGGCCGACGTGGTGGTGGCCGCAGGCGTTCATGCAGCCGGAGATGTTCAGGTCCAGCTCGCCGATGTCGAACAGGTAATCGAGGTCGTCGAAACGACGCTGGATCGATTCGGCAATGGGGATCGACTTGGCGTTGGCCAGCGAGCAGAAGTCGCCGCCCGGGCAGCAGATGATGTCCGTCAGCAGGCCAATGTTCGGCGTCGCGAAGCCCTGCTCGCGCAGTTCGCCCCACATCGTGAACAGTTGGCTCTGCTCGACGTCGGCCAGAATAATGTTCTGCTCGTGGGAGGTGCGCAGCTGACCGAAGCTGTAGCGGTCGGCAAGGTCGGCGATGCCGTCCAGTTGCTTGTCGGTGAGATCGCCCGGCGCGACGCCGGTGGGTTTCAGCGACAGCGTCACCGCTGCGTAACCCGGCTTTTTATGGGCCAGGACGTTGCGCGAGCGCCAGCGGGCAAAACCGGGGTGCTGCTGATCCAGCAGAGCCAGTTCGGCGCTGTCATCGGTCAGCGCCTTGTAGTCCGGGTCGACGAAGTGTTTGGCGACACGATGCACTTCGGCCTCGGTCAGCGTGGTCTGGCCGCCGCGCAGGTGGGCCATCTCGGCCTCGACCTTCTCGGCGAACACTTCAGGCGTCAGGGCCTTGACCAGAATCTTGATCCGCGCCTTGTACTTGTTGTCGCGGCGCCCGTAGCGGTTGTACACACGCAGGATGGCGTCGAGGTAGCTCAACAGGTCCTGCCAAGGCAGGAACTCATTGATGAACGCGCCCACCACCGGCGTGCGGCCAAGGCCACCGCCGACCAGCACGCGGAAACCCAGTTCGCCGGCAGCATTCTTGACCGGCTCCAGGCCGATGTCGTGCACTTCGATGGCGGCGCGGTCGGACGTCGAGCCGTTGATCGCGATCTTGAACTTGCGCGGCAGGTAGGCGAATTCCGGGTGGAACGTCGTCCACTGACGGACGATTTCACACCAGGGGCGCGGGTCCACCAGCTCGTCGGCAGCGACGCCGGCAAACTGGTCCGTGGTGACGTTGCGCAGGCAGTTGCCGCTGGTCTGGATCGCGTGCATCTGCACGGTGGCCAGCTCGGCGAGAATGTCGGGGATGTCTTCGAGTGCCGGCCAGTTGAACTGCACGTTCTGGCGGGTACTGATGTGCGCGTAGCCCTTGTCGTAATCGCGGGCGATCTTCGCCAGCATGCGGGCCTGGCGCGAAGTCAGCTGGCCGTAGGGCACAGCGACGCGCAGCATCGGGGCGAAGCGTTGGATGTAGAGGCCGTTTTGCAGGCGAAGCGGGCGGAACTCTTCTTCGCTGAGCTCGCCGGCCAGATAGCGGCGGGTCTGGTCGCGGAACTGCTTGACGCGGTCCTCGACGATCCGCTGATCGTACTCGTCGTATACGTACATGGTGGTCCTGTTCTCAGGCGGTTCACTGCTGCTGGGCCAGCCGGAAAGGCGATGCATTGTCGTCTGCTTTCTGGCTACCGAAGAAATCTGCGCGCACGGCCGCGCACTCCTTGCGGAGCCGGGGGAGGTTACCAGTTTGCAGATATGCGCAAAAGTGATGTTTGAGTATATGCACAGAACCAAAAGTGCTAAGCAGCGCGTCGGGCCGGCATAACCTCACTTGTGATAAGGGCATGGCTCAACTTTAATCTGGTGATGGCCGCCGACACCTGTCGGAGGTCTGCGAGTTTTGCGATCACCCATAAAACAGACAAAAGGCGATGCAATGCGAAATCACCCGAAAGTAGTCAAAACCGGCAACCATGTGGATGCATGGGCCATTCTGTTCATTATTGTGCTGGTGGTGGGGGCGGCGCTGTTCTGGGTGAATCACCAGTAGCGCGGTCCTGCGTGCTCCCGAAATGTTTTGACTGATGCACAGGCTTGGCGGATACCGCCCATCCGTAGGGGCCTGCTTGCTGGCGAATGCGTTCGTGCAGACACTGCAACGGTTTATGCGAAATCGGGTTCGCCAGCAAGCCGGCTCCTACGGGCACCGTGTGCCGCAGATCAGTGCAGGAGCGCGCTTGCCCGCGAAGGGGTCAGTACATCCGACGTTTCTTTATCGTCCTTACGGATGTCTTCGCGGGCAAGGTGGAGCGCCACCCTGGTCGCTCCTACAG encodes the following:
- a CDS encoding histidine phosphatase family protein codes for the protein MGSIYLIRHGQASFGADDYDVLSPTGFRQSEILGAHLAQLGLSFDRCISGALFRQRHTAETVIAQLNAAGLATPELETDIAFNEFNAEGVIRALLPAMLDEEPHALEIMRDAANNRAEFQRLFAALIRRWLVGDHDAAALQSWQAFVEQVEAGLSGILDSAGPGDRIAVFTSGGTITALLHLITQMPATLAFEMNWHIVNTSLNHLKFREREVSLASFNSYAHLQLMKAPELITYR
- a CDS encoding phosphotransferase family protein encodes the protein MPLTDQSTQVRSGEELDAALIDPYLKAHIPGLSGSAQISQFPGGASNLTYLLNYPEQEFVLRRPPFGHKAKSAHDMGREFRILNQLRDAFPYCPKAYLHCTDESVIGAEFYVMERVKGIILRSELPAGLNLDAAQTETLCKSFIDRLVELHQVDYTACGLGDLGKPQGYVERQIRGWTERYEKARTADAPSWQKVARWLDEKKPADHPVSSLVHNDYRFDNVILDPDNPMQIIGVLDWELTTLGDPLMDLGNSLAYWIQADDPAPVQLMRRQPSHAPGMLTREQFVAYYAERSGIPIDNFDFYYTYGLFRLAGIVQQIYYRFFHGQTRDTRFAPFIHMNSLLERMALQVIERSSL
- a CDS encoding DUF934 domain-containing protein; this translates as MQRIIKNNAVIDETWHLLPKDTTFDSLSNCDDLIVPLNLWREHAHALKARDGGLGVWLDSDEEAEEIGDEADQFQVIALNFPAFTDGRSYSNARLLRDRYGYKGELRAIGDVLRDQLFYLHRCGFDAFAIRADKDPYEALEGLKDFSVTYQAATDEPLPLFRRR
- a CDS encoding nitrite/sulfite reductase; this translates as MYVYDEYDQRIVEDRVKQFRDQTRRYLAGELSEEEFRPLRLQNGLYIQRFAPMLRVAVPYGQLTSRQARMLAKIARDYDKGYAHISTRQNVQFNWPALEDIPDILAELATVQMHAIQTSGNCLRNVTTDQFAGVAADELVDPRPWCEIVRQWTTFHPEFAYLPRKFKIAINGSTSDRAAIEVHDIGLEPVKNAAGELGFRVLVGGGLGRTPVVGAFINEFLPWQDLLSYLDAILRVYNRYGRRDNKYKARIKILVKALTPEVFAEKVEAEMAHLRGGQTTLTEAEVHRVAKHFVDPDYKALTDDSAELALLDQQHPGFARWRSRNVLAHKKPGYAAVTLSLKPTGVAPGDLTDKQLDGIADLADRYSFGQLRTSHEQNIILADVEQSQLFTMWGELREQGFATPNIGLLTDIICCPGGDFCSLANAKSIPIAESIQRRFDDLDYLFDIGELDLNISGCMNACGHHHVGHIGILGVDKKGEEFYQVSLGGSASRDASLGKILGPSFAQDVMPDVIEKLINVYVEKRNEDERFIDTYQRIGIDPFKERVYAANH
- the sohB gene encoding protease SohB, which translates into the protein MEFIFDYASFLAKTVTIVIAIIVVLVVIGSMRGRGRRGAGGQLHVTKLNDFYKGLRDRLEGSLLDKARLKALRKSQAKELKKDKKSTEVKSRVYVLDFDGDIKASATENMRNEITALLSLATPKDEVVLRLESGGGMVHSYGLASSQLARIRQAGIPLTVCIDKVAASGGYMMACIGTRIISAPFAILGSIGVVAQLPNVNRLLKKHDIDFEVLTAGEYKRTLTVFGENTEKGREKFQEDLDITHELFKNFVASYRPQLEIDEVATGEIWLGIAAKDKLLVDELKTSDEYLSEKAKTAEVFHLHYAERKSLQQRVGIAASTSVDQLVTGWWGKLTQQRFW
- a CDS encoding SCP2 sterol-binding domain-containing protein codes for the protein MSSVENAVQAMKAKFNPSAAAGLDLVFGFRIDETKNFSLIVKDSTCELQEGENPDAQVTLVMDGETLEGIVSGETDGMQAFMGGKLRAEGDMMLAMKLSELFPS